The Dokdonia donghaensis DSW-1 DNA window TTTGGAGGGATGCGTGTAAAGAATGACACTTTATCTTTTGATACCAAAATACCTAATGCCTGGACGGCTTATAGTTTTAAAGTAAACTTTAGAGGGCAGATTTTAAAAGTAGACGTTTCAAAGAATGAAACTCACTTTACGCTCGTAAGTGGTGAAGGGTTACAAATAATTGTAAACGGAGAAAAGAGAGAAGTATTACCGGCTTAAAAAGCTGGTAATACCTATAATTTTATAGGTGCACTATCTGTAACTGCATTCCCATTATATTCAAGGGTCCACCCTAGTGAGTTAGTAAGAAAGTATATTTTAGAAAGTTCTGAGATAAGTCTGTTTTGTGCATTTGAGTAAAGAGTAGAGTTTTTAACTTCCTTTTCAAGCCCTTTTTGCACGCGTGATTTTATGATATTATAGTCGCGAGCATTAAACTGGTTGAGGTAGTCTTGTTGCACATCATAATATTCTATATTAGGATTAATCTTCAACTCAGGTTCTGGGATATAGGTAATGCGTACCGTCTTTGTGAGTTCATCAATCTCTGTAGCAACCTTAGAAAGATCGTAAGCGATAGTTGCTTCGGCATTTACAACTACTAGTGCCTTTTTTGTAGCAGAAAGCACATCTACATAGAATTTTTTTGAATCTTCATAGGTGAAAACTTGGGCATAGTTACCTTCTGTAACGATGAGTTTCCCCACGTTTTTTATTTGTTTCTCAATGAGCGCGGTGTTTGCTCTAAGTTGCTCACTTTCATCTTTTGTGTGTTCACAATAACGCACACCAAAAACAATCACAAGTGCAAGAGCTGCCCCAAAAAGTATTTTACGCATAATAGTTTATTATATAACCAAGGTACATAAAATAAAAAGCCGCACATAAGTGCGGCTTTAATGAGTTTCTAAATCCCCCAATTTCGATTCTCATTCTAATGATGTAAATGTAATTGCTTCTTTAAGTTTTAGGTAGGGGTAAATGCCCCTTTATGGTAATGTTACTTAATTATTATTCCAGAAGAGCGTAAAAGTCCAGCAAGATTGTGGTTTGAAAAAAGTGCTCCTTTTAGTATCGTTTGTGTAGGGTTTATTGTGTAGTCTATAGCTGTCCTAAAGTCTGCCCTAAGTAATTTTGAGTTTTCAAAATTGGTTTTGGTTAATATGCATTTGTCAAACCTAGCCTCACTCAGATCTGCCTCAGTAAAATCTACTTCGGCCATAGGGCAGTCTATAAAGGTTGTTTTTTTAAGTGGTAATGCGGTGAAGTTTGAGAGGTTTAGAACGCTTTCGCGAAAGCGTAATCCCAACATAAAGATATTACAAACACTAAAATCTGCTCCTAGCAGTTTACAGCCGTCAAATAAAACTTGATTGAGACTAGTGCCACCAAACTTTACATTAGTGAGGTTGCAATTTATAAATGTGCACTCTAAAAAAGTCCTGTTTGAGAGATGGAGGCTTTCAAAATTACACTCCCCAAATGTGCAATTATCATACTCGCCTTTGTCTAAAGGTTGCTGAGTGTAATCTATACCTGTAAACTCTTGATCACTGTAATATGAGCTCATATTATTCTACAATGGGTAAGTAAACTTCTGTTTTCCACCTGCTCTCGTCACCAGCCATATTTGGATTGTTATAAAAGACCTCAGTAGGTTTTAGATCTACTTTAATATTATTGCTCTTTGCATAGTTAAGAAGCGCATACCAAGCACGATCTGATGTAATATAGTTGCCGTTATAAATAGCTTTAAGTGCTCTTTGTGCAGGTCTTGATCCATATTTAATGTCTTTTACTACTGGTAAAGAATCCCTTTCTATCATAGGGAATGCAAAGTGATATTTTATACTATCGGTTGCCCTGTTCCAGTCTGTGATTTGTACAAAGGGGCGTCCATCTAGCTCAATATCATAAGTAGCCATTGTACCTTGCAGATGTCCTATATCGCGCATCATTCCGTCTGCTTTTAGAATTTGTAGCCCTTTAAGCTCTGTATAGGCATAAAACTTTGCTGGAAGTTCTTCTTCACCTACTATGGTTACTGTAATTCTATCTAGATGATCTTGTAATAACTCGTTAAATTCTAGTACAGTTCTAGTAGCACTTTTTTTAAAGTCTGTGTCCTTAAAAAGCCCATTTATACGATTGTTTATAGAGTGTGTGGGATCTATTACGTGTACCGTAACCTCCGTAAGTGAATCGTGCACTTTGTTAAGTTGCCACTCGTATATGTGAGTAGAGTCTTGTACTGTAAATTCTTGAATGATTTGTGTGTATTCATCACCCAGTTGTACCTCTGTAACTGGAGCGCCTTCTTTCCAGTTTTTTATAGATTGCTCTATAGTACCTAGAGTAGTTTTTGCCTTTATCTTTGCAGTAAAGTCTCCTGGTTTAAGATATAGATACCATACGCCTGTTGCTATGATACTTACTATTATGAATGCAATAATATTTTTCATAATAGATGATTTAGTTTGAAGTAACGCCTGTTTCTGTTTTCATATCA harbors:
- a CDS encoding GyrI-like domain-containing protein: MKNIIAFIIVSIIATGVWYLYLKPGDFTAKIKAKTTLGTIEQSIKNWKEGAPVTEVQLGDEYTQIIQEFTVQDSTHIYEWQLNKVHDSLTEVTVHVIDPTHSINNRINGLFKDTDFKKSATRTVLEFNELLQDHLDRITVTIVGEEELPAKFYAYTELKGLQILKADGMMRDIGHLQGTMATYDIELDGRPFVQITDWNRATDSIKYHFAFPMIERDSLPVVKDIKYGSRPAQRALKAIYNGNYITSDRAWYALLNYAKSNNIKVDLKPTEVFYNNPNMAGDESRWKTEVYLPIVE
- a CDS encoding pentapeptide repeat-containing protein, whose amino-acid sequence is MSSYYSDQEFTGIDYTQQPLDKGEYDNCTFGECNFESLHLSNRTFLECTFINCNLTNVKFGGTSLNQVLFDGCKLLGADFSVCNIFMLGLRFRESVLNLSNFTALPLKKTTFIDCPMAEVDFTEADLSEARFDKCILTKTNFENSKLLRADFRTAIDYTINPTQTILKGALFSNHNLAGLLRSSGIIIK
- a CDS encoding DUF4230 domain-containing protein — its product is MRKILFGAALALVIVFGVRYCEHTKDESEQLRANTALIEKQIKNVGKLIVTEGNYAQVFTYEDSKKFYVDVLSATKKALVVVNAEATIAYDLSKVATEIDELTKTVRITYIPEPELKINPNIEYYDVQQDYLNQFNARDYNIIKSRVQKGLEKEVKNSTLYSNAQNRLISELSKIYFLTNSLGWTLEYNGNAVTDSAPIKL